The Phormidium sp. PBR-2020 DNA segment CATGACGTTCACCGTTTAGCACAGGAGTTTGTGAACTTGGCGGCGGCGGACTCTCGCTTCAGTCAACTGCTGACCCCTCCTAGTGAACAGCTTAAGGTTGAGCAACTGTCTCAGGATATGCAGCAACTCTTTTACGACCGTTGCTTTTATCCCTATCTCATCAAAATAATTAGCACAAATCCCGATTCTGCTCAACGGTTGGAACACATTTGGCAAGGCTTAAAACGCTTAATCGATCACTACGCCGAATTACTCAAACGCAATCGTCAGACATTTCATCCCGACCAGATTATTCCCAAAACCTTTATTGATAGTGAACTGCGGCTGAAGCAGTCCTATCAACTCCCCAACGGCGACGAGCAGACCGTCTCGGGACAGTTCGATAACTTAGTCTATGACGGCGATCGCCAGCGCCTCTGTGTAGTGGAGTACAAAACCTACCAACCCGCTGACCCCTCAGCACAACTGATGCAAGTGGCCCTCTACGCCGATCTAGTTCACCGCCAACGTCAGCAACCCGTCGATGCTGCCGTCTATTGCGTCTTTCGGGAGTTTCAAGTTTATTTCTATGACTGGGATGAGTTGCGATCAATGCGGGACATGGCATTACTACCTCATCTGCAACGGATGCGGGATTGGCTCACTTGGCAACCGGACAGCCCCAACCCCCCACCAAAAACCTACGAAGAGCGGCTCTGTCCCCTCTGTCCGCAACAAAACACCTGTCAAACGTTCTTTCTAGCCGCAGAGCAGTCCAGCCCCGTTAAAGCACCGTCTATCGCCCCAATTCCCACGCCAGAGCCAGCACCCAGCCTCAGTGTCACCCCCAATCCGACGCCAACCCCACCCCCAACTCCGCCCCCGGTATCTCCGCCAGCCTCCCCCTCCCCAGAGCAAGTGCAATACGGAGAACAACTCGGCGAGGAACTGACGAAGGTCTTAAATGCCTTTGGAGTGGAAGTGACCTATGAAGGAGCCGCCATGGGTCCGTCGTTTATCCGGGTTCGTCTCAAACCCAAGTTGGGGGTGAAGGTGTCCTCGCTGTTGCGATTGTCCGATGATTTACAAGTGCAACTGGGGATTTCCGTTCCGCCGATGATTTCCCCTCAGGCGGGATTTGTCAGTGTCGATCTTCCCAGAAATCCGGCTCAGATTGCCCTGTTTGAACAGTATCTGACACCGCAATCGTTGCCCGTTACAGCGCCGGTGCGGGTGGCTATTGGCGTGAATCTAGAAAATAAACTGGTCGAAGCCGATCTCTCAGACCCCAACACCTGTCACTTCTTGGTGGGGGGAACCACCGGGAGCGGTAAAAGTGAGTTTCTGCGGGCCTTGTTGCTGAGTGTCATCCAACGGCGATCGCCCGAGCATCTGAAACTGGCCCTGGTCGATCCCAAACGAGTCACCTTCCCGGAATTTGAGAACATTCCCTGGCTGTTGTCTCCCATTGTCAAAGACAGCGATCGCGCGATCGCCCTCATGGAAGACCTGGTTCTAGAAATGGAATCCCGCTACAAAGCCTTTGAAGCCAGCCGTTGTAACGACCTCCCCACCTACAATCAACGGTGCTTAGAACGCAACAAACCCACCAAAGCGCCGATTATCTGTCTCTTCGACGAA contains these protein-coding regions:
- a CDS encoding PD-(D/E)XK nuclease family protein — translated: MYLRQRNEIETAIARLACASQLWIDTETADWWTKSPKLSLIQVSDDGSDRRGDSVYILDVLQQPHCIRLFSERIMANPEIEKIFHNATYDVKFLGKSTAQNITCTLKLARKLGKQRLGVSNLQLKTLAAELCQFSDIDRDSQGSNWGQRPLNQRQLHYAKLDVVYLAQVHRHLLTHLGVSHTPAESVEEQPSVSANPNFTATDVRVAKECPRLFYLGHHSNCRTVFIPQESQVSGVGHDVHRLAQEFVNLAAADSRFSQLLTPPSEQLKVEQLSQDMQQLFYDRCFYPYLIKIISTNPDSAQRLEHIWQGLKRLIDHYAELLKRNRQTFHPDQIIPKTFIDSELRLKQSYQLPNGDEQTVSGQFDNLVYDGDRQRLCVVEYKTYQPADPSAQLMQVALYADLVHRQRQQPVDAAVYCVFREFQVYFYDWDELRSMRDMALLPHLQRMRDWLTWQPDSPNPPPKTYEERLCPLCPQQNTCQTFFLAAEQSSPVKAPSIAPIPTPEPAPSLSVTPNPTPTPPPTPPPVSPPASPSPEQVQYGEQLGEELTKVLNAFGVEVTYEGAAMGPSFIRVRLKPKLGVKVSSLLRLSDDLQVQLGISVPPMISPQAGFVSVDLPRNPAQIALFEQYLTPQSLPVTAPVRVAIGVNLENKLVEADLSDPNTCHFLVGGTTGSGKSEFLRALLLSVIQRRSPEHLKLALVDPKRVTFPEFENIPWLLSPIVKDSDRAIALMEDLVLEMESRYKAFEASRCNDLPTYNQRCLERNKPTKAPIICLFDEYADFMAEKEVAKVLELSIKRLGAMARAAGIHLIIATQRPEAKVVTPLIRSNLPGRIALKTASEADSSIILGGKQGQAQNLLGKGDLLYYGGSKLQRLQSLFAPKIDLS